Proteins encoded in a region of the Labrus mixtus chromosome 19, fLabMix1.1, whole genome shotgun sequence genome:
- the palmdb gene encoding DNA ligase 1 isoform X1 has translation MEEADLLKERLQAITDKRRIQENITMKRREIDEEKLKLQYIKKKALREQWLMDGLSQQSEEEQAAMRLQAQDEQQQSDQLQSNILRIEKELEALETQELNISANEEVVLKRLKEVERTTEDIIKKATLVESEADGKELKEDCSTTENHKSFSITMETTEQSEQAMDCEAEVAVADSPEQGKDFSANDYQVCLETDSSNDPGEKAMLDTLLSDPPSETSKMATPDCSETSVCNEMLDQDQKEALILEPGHEELNRNESIASSVSDTLSSADSVYENEAHRKRKDTPEQDPEQEQDQESYPEPEKSPEPEQYDDLEQHTEPEQYDEPGQNLEPEQYPEPEEDLELGLYPEPEKDLEPDLYHVSDQYPDLELYPGPDPEDNELNPEDDDYQNLAIDTEEDPGALDIPFEPTITEESILEQCIREEAMSDVSNESCHALDPEETDECLRVEMAASFSDGEADDKWRTIFSSSINREDDDSYLDSLELSAQELFVQKVEVTDFEEQDNPNFEEVSFEVPQVEEVLEQPEDVISFPTPAQEVKYNPLGIQSLSKISEDDGENGKDTNQNATNHQQHINSDLEKKQPKDFCVIQETKSENVSTEHVDFQLARKQWREMEEQTRNKIVLPTTKQSSFHGSHSFMYTPVRNIERTQKKAHDLENLNLMGDYPHTQFSPCSEDSGLDDSSYRSPYDDPETSVEREIRISMEREEHYRRERGFSRMGKSTDCTPSRGIPRSMSTPLTPSFIITSSPTKEPLKHDVSANNVIILDPGNDLSASAKDNMAVRTGEWRSEDNGSSVIILETSNLIIRSASDFSLNKAFEQPQEKMFLNNPFFKLRSRSTLSLVDEEIKMVKEREEELRKERANLYGKDKCNAERVLSDQKDTLTFESSVDVPLKCKSSPSSPMRTAYRMDRSALSCDHRSNNQRKEMERKVEEEVEVEVEVEVEVEEVL, from the exons GACAAAAGAAGAATCCAGGAGAACATCACCATGAAAAGGAGAGAGATCGATGAGGAGAAGTTAAAACTACAGTATATAAAG AAAAAAGCCCTGAGGGAGCAGTGGCTGATGGATGGTCTGAGTCAGCAGTCGGAGGAGGAACAGGCGGCCATGAGGCTTCAGGCTCAGgacgagcagcagcagagcgatCAGCTGCAGAGCAATATCCTCAG AATAGAGAAGGAACTTGAGGCCTTGGAAACACAGGAGCTCAACATCTCTGCAAATGAGGAAGTCGTTTTGAAGCGGCTAAAGGAGGTGGAGAGGACGACTGAGGACATAATAAAG aaagCTACCTTGGTGGAAAGCGAGGCAGATGGAAAAGAACTGAAAGAAGATTGCAGCACAACTGAGAATCACAAGTCCTTCTccatcaccatggaaaccactGAACAATCAGAGCAAGCAATGGACTGTGAAGCGGAGGTCGCTGTGGCTGATTCACCTGAGCAGGGGAAGGATTTTAGTGCAAATGATTACCAAGTTTGTTTAGAGACAGACTCCTCAAACGACCCAGGTGAAAAGGCGATGCTTGACACATTATTGAGTGACCCTCCAAGTGAAACAAGTAAGATGGCTACGCCTGACTGCTCTGAGACGAGTGTTTGCAATGAAATGCTTGATCAAGATCAAAAGGAAGCCCTGATATTGGAACCAGGGCATGAGGAGCTCAACAGAAATGAGTCAATCGCCTCATCTGTGTCTGACACACTCTCCAGTGCTGACAGTGTATATGAGAATGAGGCACATCGTAAGAGAAAGGACACACCAGAACAAGATCCtgaacaagaacaagaccagGAGTCGTATCCTGAGCCAGAGAAGTCTCCTGAACCAGAGCAATATGACGACCTAGAACAACACACTGAACCAGAGCAATATGATGAGCCAGGGCAAAACCTTGAACCAGAGCAATACCCTGAGCCAGAGGAAGACCTTGAGTTAGGGCTCTACCCAGAGCCTGAAAAAGACCTTGAACCTGACCTTTACCATGTGTCAGACCAATACCCTGATCTGGAGTTATACCCTGGGCCTGACCCTGAGGATAATGAGCTTAATCCAGAAGATGATGACTATCAAAATCTGGCAATAGACACAGAGGAAGACCCTGGGGCCCTTGACATCCCATTTGAACCAACCATTACAGAGGAATCAATATTAGAGCAGTGCATTAGAGAAGAGgccatgtctgatgtgtccaaTGAGTCCTGCCATGCCCTTGACCCTGAAGAAACAGATGAATGCCTACGAGTTGAGATGGCAGCGTCTTTCTCAGATGGTGAGGCTGATGATAAATGGAGAACAATATTCTCCTCTTCTATAAACAGAGAGGATGATGACTCCTATTTAGACTCTCTGGAGCTTAGTGCTCAGGAGCTATTTGTCCAGAAAGTGGAGGTGACAGACTTCGAAGAGCAAGACAATCCAAACTTTGAAGAGGTCAGCTTTGAGGTTCCTCAAGTAGAAGAAGTTCTTGAACAACCTGAGGATGTCATTTCCTTTCCCACCCCTGCACAAGAGGTTAAATATAACCCTTTGGGCATTCAGAGTTTGTCCAAAATCTCTGAGGATGACGGCGAAAATGGCAAAGATACAAATCAGAACGCCACCAACCACCAACAGCACATCAATTCAGACCTAGAAAAGAAGCAACCTAAAGATTTCTGCGTGATACAGGAGACCAAGAGCGAGAATGTTAGCACAGAACATGTGGATTTCCAGCTGGCTCGTAAACAGTGGCGGGAAATGGAGGAGCAAACCAGAAACAAGATTGTCTTACCTACAACCAAACAGTCCAGCTTCCATGGCAGCCATAGCTTCATGTACACACCTGTCCGCAATATTGAAAGAACACAGAAGAAAGCACATGATCTGGAAAACTTAAATCTGATGGGGGATTATCCTCACACTCAATTTAGCCCTTGCTCAGAGGATTCTGGTCTAGATGATTCCAGTTACAGGTCCCCTTACGATGATCCAGAAACATCAGTTGAAAGGGAGATTCGCATATCAATGGAGCGGGAGGAACactacaggagagagaggggctttTCCAGGATGGGAAAATCGACGGATTGCACTCCATCACGAGGTATCCCCAGATCCATGAGCACTCCACTCACGCCATCATTCATCATCACTTCCTCACCAACTAAGGAACCACTGAAACATGATGTGTCAGCAAACAATGTAATAATTCTGGACCCTGGCAATGATTTAAGCGCCAGCGCCAAGGACAACATGGCAGTTCGGACTGGTGAATGGCGCTCTGAGGACAACGGCTCCAGCGTCATCATACTGGAGACATCCAACCTGATTATTCGCAGTGCCTCGGATTTCTCCCTCAACAAAGCCTTTGAACAGCCCCAGGAAAAAATGTTCCTAAACAATCCCTTTTTCAAGCTGCGCTCAAGAAGCACCTTATCACTGGTGGATGAAGAGATTAAGATGGTCaaggagagggaagaagagctCAGGAAAGAGAGGGCTAATCTGTATGGCAAAGACAAGTGCAATGCAGAAAGGGTGCTGTCAGATCagaaggacactttgacatttgAAAGTTCAG TTGATGTGCCATTGAAGTGCAAGTCTTCTCCATCATCACCAATGAGAACGGCCTACAGGATGGATCGTTCGGCTTTATCTTGTGATCACAGG TCTAATAACCAGAGAAAGGAGATGGAAAGGaaggtagaggaggaggtggaggtggaggtggaggtggaggtggaggtggaggaagtACTTTGA
- the palmdb gene encoding uncharacterized protein palmdb isoform X3, with the protein METTEQSEQAMDCEAEVAVADSPEQGKDFSANDYQVCLETDSSNDPGEKAMLDTLLSDPPSETSKMATPDCSETSVCNEMLDQDQKEALILEPGHEELNRNESIASSVSDTLSSADSVYENEAHRKRKDTPEQDPEQEQDQESYPEPEKSPEPEQYDDLEQHTEPEQYDEPGQNLEPEQYPEPEEDLELGLYPEPEKDLEPDLYHVSDQYPDLELYPGPDPEDNELNPEDDDYQNLAIDTEEDPGALDIPFEPTITEESILEQCIREEAMSDVSNESCHALDPEETDECLRVEMAASFSDGEADDKWRTIFSSSINREDDDSYLDSLELSAQELFVQKVEVTDFEEQDNPNFEEVSFEVPQVEEVLEQPEDVISFPTPAQEVKYNPLGIQSLSKISEDDGENGKDTNQNATNHQQHINSDLEKKQPKDFCVIQETKSENVSTEHVDFQLARKQWREMEEQTRNKIVLPTTKQSSFHGSHSFMYTPVRNIERTQKKAHDLENLNLMGDYPHTQFSPCSEDSGLDDSSYRSPYDDPETSVEREIRISMEREEHYRRERGFSRMGKSTDCTPSRGIPRSMSTPLTPSFIITSSPTKEPLKHDVSANNVIILDPGNDLSASAKDNMAVRTGEWRSEDNGSSVIILETSNLIIRSASDFSLNKAFEQPQEKMFLNNPFFKLRSRSTLSLVDEEIKMVKEREEELRKERANLYGKDKCNAERVLSDQKDTLTFESSVDVPLKCKSSPSSPMRTAYRMDRSALSCDHRSNNQRKEMERKVEEEVEVEVEVEVEVEEVL; encoded by the exons atggaaaccactGAACAATCAGAGCAAGCAATGGACTGTGAAGCGGAGGTCGCTGTGGCTGATTCACCTGAGCAGGGGAAGGATTTTAGTGCAAATGATTACCAAGTTTGTTTAGAGACAGACTCCTCAAACGACCCAGGTGAAAAGGCGATGCTTGACACATTATTGAGTGACCCTCCAAGTGAAACAAGTAAGATGGCTACGCCTGACTGCTCTGAGACGAGTGTTTGCAATGAAATGCTTGATCAAGATCAAAAGGAAGCCCTGATATTGGAACCAGGGCATGAGGAGCTCAACAGAAATGAGTCAATCGCCTCATCTGTGTCTGACACACTCTCCAGTGCTGACAGTGTATATGAGAATGAGGCACATCGTAAGAGAAAGGACACACCAGAACAAGATCCtgaacaagaacaagaccagGAGTCGTATCCTGAGCCAGAGAAGTCTCCTGAACCAGAGCAATATGACGACCTAGAACAACACACTGAACCAGAGCAATATGATGAGCCAGGGCAAAACCTTGAACCAGAGCAATACCCTGAGCCAGAGGAAGACCTTGAGTTAGGGCTCTACCCAGAGCCTGAAAAAGACCTTGAACCTGACCTTTACCATGTGTCAGACCAATACCCTGATCTGGAGTTATACCCTGGGCCTGACCCTGAGGATAATGAGCTTAATCCAGAAGATGATGACTATCAAAATCTGGCAATAGACACAGAGGAAGACCCTGGGGCCCTTGACATCCCATTTGAACCAACCATTACAGAGGAATCAATATTAGAGCAGTGCATTAGAGAAGAGgccatgtctgatgtgtccaaTGAGTCCTGCCATGCCCTTGACCCTGAAGAAACAGATGAATGCCTACGAGTTGAGATGGCAGCGTCTTTCTCAGATGGTGAGGCTGATGATAAATGGAGAACAATATTCTCCTCTTCTATAAACAGAGAGGATGATGACTCCTATTTAGACTCTCTGGAGCTTAGTGCTCAGGAGCTATTTGTCCAGAAAGTGGAGGTGACAGACTTCGAAGAGCAAGACAATCCAAACTTTGAAGAGGTCAGCTTTGAGGTTCCTCAAGTAGAAGAAGTTCTTGAACAACCTGAGGATGTCATTTCCTTTCCCACCCCTGCACAAGAGGTTAAATATAACCCTTTGGGCATTCAGAGTTTGTCCAAAATCTCTGAGGATGACGGCGAAAATGGCAAAGATACAAATCAGAACGCCACCAACCACCAACAGCACATCAATTCAGACCTAGAAAAGAAGCAACCTAAAGATTTCTGCGTGATACAGGAGACCAAGAGCGAGAATGTTAGCACAGAACATGTGGATTTCCAGCTGGCTCGTAAACAGTGGCGGGAAATGGAGGAGCAAACCAGAAACAAGATTGTCTTACCTACAACCAAACAGTCCAGCTTCCATGGCAGCCATAGCTTCATGTACACACCTGTCCGCAATATTGAAAGAACACAGAAGAAAGCACATGATCTGGAAAACTTAAATCTGATGGGGGATTATCCTCACACTCAATTTAGCCCTTGCTCAGAGGATTCTGGTCTAGATGATTCCAGTTACAGGTCCCCTTACGATGATCCAGAAACATCAGTTGAAAGGGAGATTCGCATATCAATGGAGCGGGAGGAACactacaggagagagaggggctttTCCAGGATGGGAAAATCGACGGATTGCACTCCATCACGAGGTATCCCCAGATCCATGAGCACTCCACTCACGCCATCATTCATCATCACTTCCTCACCAACTAAGGAACCACTGAAACATGATGTGTCAGCAAACAATGTAATAATTCTGGACCCTGGCAATGATTTAAGCGCCAGCGCCAAGGACAACATGGCAGTTCGGACTGGTGAATGGCGCTCTGAGGACAACGGCTCCAGCGTCATCATACTGGAGACATCCAACCTGATTATTCGCAGTGCCTCGGATTTCTCCCTCAACAAAGCCTTTGAACAGCCCCAGGAAAAAATGTTCCTAAACAATCCCTTTTTCAAGCTGCGCTCAAGAAGCACCTTATCACTGGTGGATGAAGAGATTAAGATGGTCaaggagagggaagaagagctCAGGAAAGAGAGGGCTAATCTGTATGGCAAAGACAAGTGCAATGCAGAAAGGGTGCTGTCAGATCagaaggacactttgacatttgAAAGTTCAG TTGATGTGCCATTGAAGTGCAAGTCTTCTCCATCATCACCAATGAGAACGGCCTACAGGATGGATCGTTCGGCTTTATCTTGTGATCACAGG TCTAATAACCAGAGAAAGGAGATGGAAAGGaaggtagaggaggaggtggaggtggaggtggaggtggaggtggaggtggaggaagtACTTTGA
- the palmdb gene encoding palmdelphin isoform X4 yields the protein MEEADLLKERLQAITDKRRIQENITMKRREIDEEKLKLQYIKKKALREQWLMDGLSQQSEEEQAAMRLQAQDEQQQSDQLQSNILRIEKELEALETQELNISANEEVVLKRLKEVERTTEDIIKELNAEFKADLTHHVISPLPDISSFIPFIPAKSSPIPKTGSEEPKKATFAMEISVEHDKRTGKSQVVSTATITPEAIQERGLKVYDDGWKSVYALHPDGRKKLNGAVGEMTSNEVEELLHQATDKNVPTDVQYHKPVYSVPYSGNSRPSTPRTPSKAQRLTPSPSCSPFHSSISSRNEARIFREENERGKDLEGWRTPNKTTSPSIMKQDSTSKDLTRPEEEVKLPCLNGQEQSNNDSYLNSHSYFGVKTPQGRTGSSSPNPAALVSVTAKSEGMPPLIQPVYLAVDNCSPSVAWHKSQADPDALRESPGDFNRYSPFSAESFPSRNLVNNLPEEVESEPITMIFMGYENADGEEEDDIQAELVIIGNSDEDDDEENKYVKNENEEEDCLSYHPEGYKSKVFQPEVGIAKVTDCRHTIESTYTNTDDSGLHKPTFMHKPGKHSPYLQGQGVDGSANTGSINMEKMKLCSTGR from the exons GACAAAAGAAGAATCCAGGAGAACATCACCATGAAAAGGAGAGAGATCGATGAGGAGAAGTTAAAACTACAGTATATAAAG AAAAAAGCCCTGAGGGAGCAGTGGCTGATGGATGGTCTGAGTCAGCAGTCGGAGGAGGAACAGGCGGCCATGAGGCTTCAGGCTCAGgacgagcagcagcagagcgatCAGCTGCAGAGCAATATCCTCAG AATAGAGAAGGAACTTGAGGCCTTGGAAACACAGGAGCTCAACATCTCTGCAAATGAGGAAGTCGTTTTGAAGCGGCTAAAGGAGGTGGAGAGGACGACTGAGGACATAATAAAG GAGCTAAATGCAGAATTCAAAGCAG ATTTGACACATCATGTCATCTCACCACTCCCAGATATCTCATcattcatcccatttatacCAGCAAAAAGCTCTCCTATTCCTAAGACTGGCAGCGAAGAACCAAAGAAAG CTACATTTGCAATGGAAATTAGTGTAGAGCACGATAAGAGAACTGGCAAAAGTCAGGTAGTCTCCACTGCGACAATCACCCCAGAAGCAATCCAGGAGAGGGGGTTAAAGGTGTACGATGATGGGTGGAAGTCTGTATATGCATTGCACCCAGACGGACGCAAAAAGTTAAATGGAGCAGTTGGAGAAATGACGTCCAACGAGGTAGAAGAGCTGCTGCATCAGGCCACAGATAAGAATGTGCCAACTGATGTGCAGTACCATAAGCCGGTCTACTCTGTCCCTTACTCAGGGAACAGCAGACCTTCAACACCCAGGACACCAAGTAAAGCACAGAGGCTAACCCCATCACCCAGCTGCAGTCCCTTCCATAGCTCAATCTCATCCAGAAATGAAGCTCGTATCTTTAGAGAGGAAAACGAGAGAGGCAAAGACCTGGAGGGATGGAGAACCCCCAACAAAACAACCAGCCCCAGCATCATGAAACAAGACTCCACCTCAAAGGACCTTACAAGACCTGAAGAAGAAGTCAAGCTGCCATGTTTAAACGGCCAAGAACAATCAAACAATGACAGTTATCTCAACTCACATTCTTACTTTGGTGTCAAAACTCCTCAAGGACGTACAGGTTCCAGCAGTCCAAACCCAGCAGCTCTTGTTTCAGTCACAGCAAAGTCTGAAGGAATGCCACCACTAATCCAGCCGGTCTACCTGGCTGTGGATAACTGCAGTCCTTCAGTTGCCTGGCACAAGTCTCAAGCGGACCCTGATGCCTTAAGAGAGAGCCCAGGAGATTTCAACAGATACTCGCCTTTCAGTGCGGAGAGTTTCCCCTCCCGTAACCTTGTCAACAACCTGCCAGAAGAGGTAGAATCAGAGCCGATCACAATGATCTTCATGGGCTATGAGAATGCTGACGGCGAGGAGGAAGACGACATCCAGGCCGAGCTGGTTATCATAGGTAACAGTGATGAAGATGACGATGAAGAGAACAAGtatgttaaaaatgaaaatgaagaggaggactgTCTCTCATACCACCCAGAGGGATACAAGAGCAAAGTCTTCCAACCCGAAGTGGGTATAGCCAAGGTTACTGACTGCAGACACACTATTGAGAGCACCTACACAAACACGGATGATTCAGGGCTTCACAAGCCAACTTTTATGCACAAGCCAGGAAAGCACAGTCCATACCTGCAAGGACAGGGAGTGGATGGATCTGCAAACACAGGCAGCATAAATATGGAGAAGATGAAGCTGTGCTCAACAGGAAGATAA
- the palmdb gene encoding DNA ligase 1 isoform X2 translates to MEEADLLKERLQAITDKRRIQENITMKRREIDEEKLKLQYIKKKALREQWLMDGLSQQSEEEQAAMRLQAQDEQQQSDQLQSNILRIEKELEALETQELNISANEEVVLKRLKEVERTTEDIIKKATLVESEADGKELKEDCSTTENHKSFSITMETTEQSEQAMDCEAEVAVADSPEQGKDFSANDYQVCLETDSSNDPGEKAMLDTLLSDPPSETSKMATPDCSETSVCNEMLDQDQKEALILEPGHEELNRNESIASSVSDTLSSADSVYENEAHRKRKDTPEQDPEQEQDQESYPEPEKSPEPEQYDDLEQHTEPEQYDEPGQNLEPEQYPEPEEDLELGLYPEPEKDLEPDLYHVSDQYPDLELYPGPDPEDNELNPEDDDYQNLAIDTEEDPGALDIPFEPTITEESILEQCIREEAMSDVSNESCHALDPEETDECLRVEMAASFSDGEADDKWRTIFSSSINREDDDSYLDSLELSAQELFVQKVEVTDFEEQDNPNFEEVSFEVPQVEEVLEQPEDVISFPTPAQEVKYNPLGIQSLSKISEDDGENGKDTNQNATNHQQHINSDLEKKQPKDFCVIQETKSENVSTEHVDFQLARKQWREMEEQTRNKIVLPTTKQSSFHGSHSFMYTPVRNIERTQKKAHDLENLNLMGDYPHTQFSPCSEDSGLDDSSYRSPYDDPETSVEREIRISMEREEHYRRERGFSRMGKSTDCTPSRGIPRSMSTPLTPSFIITSSPTKEPLKHDVSANNVIILDPGNDLSASAKDNMAVRTGEWRSEDNGSSVIILETSNLIIRSASDFSLNKAFEQPQEKMFLNNPFFKLRSRSTLSLVDEEIKMVKEREEELRKERANLYGKDKCNAERVLSDQKDTLTFESSVDVPLKCKSSPSSPMRTAYRMDRSALSCDHRFPDVYTGGRRKSAMALRWEAGEFTKNN, encoded by the exons GACAAAAGAAGAATCCAGGAGAACATCACCATGAAAAGGAGAGAGATCGATGAGGAGAAGTTAAAACTACAGTATATAAAG AAAAAAGCCCTGAGGGAGCAGTGGCTGATGGATGGTCTGAGTCAGCAGTCGGAGGAGGAACAGGCGGCCATGAGGCTTCAGGCTCAGgacgagcagcagcagagcgatCAGCTGCAGAGCAATATCCTCAG AATAGAGAAGGAACTTGAGGCCTTGGAAACACAGGAGCTCAACATCTCTGCAAATGAGGAAGTCGTTTTGAAGCGGCTAAAGGAGGTGGAGAGGACGACTGAGGACATAATAAAG aaagCTACCTTGGTGGAAAGCGAGGCAGATGGAAAAGAACTGAAAGAAGATTGCAGCACAACTGAGAATCACAAGTCCTTCTccatcaccatggaaaccactGAACAATCAGAGCAAGCAATGGACTGTGAAGCGGAGGTCGCTGTGGCTGATTCACCTGAGCAGGGGAAGGATTTTAGTGCAAATGATTACCAAGTTTGTTTAGAGACAGACTCCTCAAACGACCCAGGTGAAAAGGCGATGCTTGACACATTATTGAGTGACCCTCCAAGTGAAACAAGTAAGATGGCTACGCCTGACTGCTCTGAGACGAGTGTTTGCAATGAAATGCTTGATCAAGATCAAAAGGAAGCCCTGATATTGGAACCAGGGCATGAGGAGCTCAACAGAAATGAGTCAATCGCCTCATCTGTGTCTGACACACTCTCCAGTGCTGACAGTGTATATGAGAATGAGGCACATCGTAAGAGAAAGGACACACCAGAACAAGATCCtgaacaagaacaagaccagGAGTCGTATCCTGAGCCAGAGAAGTCTCCTGAACCAGAGCAATATGACGACCTAGAACAACACACTGAACCAGAGCAATATGATGAGCCAGGGCAAAACCTTGAACCAGAGCAATACCCTGAGCCAGAGGAAGACCTTGAGTTAGGGCTCTACCCAGAGCCTGAAAAAGACCTTGAACCTGACCTTTACCATGTGTCAGACCAATACCCTGATCTGGAGTTATACCCTGGGCCTGACCCTGAGGATAATGAGCTTAATCCAGAAGATGATGACTATCAAAATCTGGCAATAGACACAGAGGAAGACCCTGGGGCCCTTGACATCCCATTTGAACCAACCATTACAGAGGAATCAATATTAGAGCAGTGCATTAGAGAAGAGgccatgtctgatgtgtccaaTGAGTCCTGCCATGCCCTTGACCCTGAAGAAACAGATGAATGCCTACGAGTTGAGATGGCAGCGTCTTTCTCAGATGGTGAGGCTGATGATAAATGGAGAACAATATTCTCCTCTTCTATAAACAGAGAGGATGATGACTCCTATTTAGACTCTCTGGAGCTTAGTGCTCAGGAGCTATTTGTCCAGAAAGTGGAGGTGACAGACTTCGAAGAGCAAGACAATCCAAACTTTGAAGAGGTCAGCTTTGAGGTTCCTCAAGTAGAAGAAGTTCTTGAACAACCTGAGGATGTCATTTCCTTTCCCACCCCTGCACAAGAGGTTAAATATAACCCTTTGGGCATTCAGAGTTTGTCCAAAATCTCTGAGGATGACGGCGAAAATGGCAAAGATACAAATCAGAACGCCACCAACCACCAACAGCACATCAATTCAGACCTAGAAAAGAAGCAACCTAAAGATTTCTGCGTGATACAGGAGACCAAGAGCGAGAATGTTAGCACAGAACATGTGGATTTCCAGCTGGCTCGTAAACAGTGGCGGGAAATGGAGGAGCAAACCAGAAACAAGATTGTCTTACCTACAACCAAACAGTCCAGCTTCCATGGCAGCCATAGCTTCATGTACACACCTGTCCGCAATATTGAAAGAACACAGAAGAAAGCACATGATCTGGAAAACTTAAATCTGATGGGGGATTATCCTCACACTCAATTTAGCCCTTGCTCAGAGGATTCTGGTCTAGATGATTCCAGTTACAGGTCCCCTTACGATGATCCAGAAACATCAGTTGAAAGGGAGATTCGCATATCAATGGAGCGGGAGGAACactacaggagagagaggggctttTCCAGGATGGGAAAATCGACGGATTGCACTCCATCACGAGGTATCCCCAGATCCATGAGCACTCCACTCACGCCATCATTCATCATCACTTCCTCACCAACTAAGGAACCACTGAAACATGATGTGTCAGCAAACAATGTAATAATTCTGGACCCTGGCAATGATTTAAGCGCCAGCGCCAAGGACAACATGGCAGTTCGGACTGGTGAATGGCGCTCTGAGGACAACGGCTCCAGCGTCATCATACTGGAGACATCCAACCTGATTATTCGCAGTGCCTCGGATTTCTCCCTCAACAAAGCCTTTGAACAGCCCCAGGAAAAAATGTTCCTAAACAATCCCTTTTTCAAGCTGCGCTCAAGAAGCACCTTATCACTGGTGGATGAAGAGATTAAGATGGTCaaggagagggaagaagagctCAGGAAAGAGAGGGCTAATCTGTATGGCAAAGACAAGTGCAATGCAGAAAGGGTGCTGTCAGATCagaaggacactttgacatttgAAAGTTCAG TTGATGTGCCATTGAAGTGCAAGTCTTCTCCATCATCACCAATGAGAACGGCCTACAGGATGGATCGTTCGGCTTTATCTTGTGATCACAGG TTTCCAGACGTCTACACCGGAGGAAGACGCAAGAGTGCCATGGCTCTGCGCTGGGAGGCGGGCGAGTTTACCAAAAACAACTGA